AAGGGTTGAAGCAGAggacaaagaagaaaactgaagccCGTGAACGCTGCATGTGACCATAAAAGAGCTGTTATAATCAGTGCCCTTGTAGACCCACTCACGTGTGCTCTTTTGGCTCTTTATTTCAATTCATATACTAGTTTTAAGCTTTGAAGACTTTACAATACCCATTAAAGCTAAATCAATACAACAAAAGCAAGTGTAACTTTGACATTCATAGCAAAATGCTGGTGAGAGCAGCTCTGTTTTTTCCCCTAAGTTCTTTGCTTACACTCTTACTCCAATACAATTCACTCCCATTTGAGTTCCAACTCAAGATTTATAGTCCTGGAGATTACTCAATACTGCTAAAATGcgaaatttattagtaaaaaattataaattttatctttcaatttaaatttactattgaacaattattaaaatactaaataagaCTATCGCTTATCAGAATTTAAAGTGTGAATTAATCAATTTAatcttatttcagtttatttgatattttaatgatAGGTTAGGAGCAAATTTggataaaaatatgaattttgatatttttaacctTTATAAAGTTTATGGGCAAATTTGACATTTTTGCTGAACAACTTACATTAACTGATTGGATGTGTCACATGCAACAACCTATTGACATGTGGCATAAGGAGAGAGCTAAATTATTCCCAACCAGAATTCACAGAGGGAAAAAGGCACCTATTTAATTAAACAGCCTGAAAGAGGAGAGAATGAACATTAATTCCTATTAATAGTATTATTAGAAGATTCATAATAATTATGTTTTTGTTTAGGCCTGCAATAGCCTTTTAAGCTTTAGAGTGTTTTCCCTATATAAACTCAACCTTCACTTATTTCTGGCAGTCTCAAGAAGTCTCTTGTTTCTcaaacctctctctctctccctctcacaTATCTACACTGAAAATGAGTGGCTTTAGTTTTAGAAGACTCTCATTCATGCTCTGCATTGCTTTTCTAGTATGGTGTTCAAGTCTTGATGCTTGCATGGCTAGGAGAGGCAAGCATTGGAGGCAAAACAGAGCTACCTCTGCTTCTCTGTATAAGAAGAAAGGGAAATCTCATGGCAGCAGCCACCACAACCACAATGGAGGATCAAAACcaaaaacaaaaccaaaaattccATCACATAAAGCACCATTGCCTCCTCCTCCTTCACCGCCACCAAAAGAAGACGCGCCGCCATCAAGCTCACCAACCAAAGGCTCTGCAACCTTTAATGTGCTTGACTTTGGAGCTAAGGGAGATGGAAAGAGTGATGATACAAAGGTTAACTTCCAATTCCCATTTATAATTTCAAGCTTAAATGTCTGAAGTGCTTGGTAAGAAGAAAATTGCATGAAAAACAATTAACAAGTATAATTCCCACAAATTTGAACTAatcaaatttttctttaatattaggTGCGCAGTTTAATCTTTTTTCGCTTCTTTCTAGTGATAGGACTGTGGACAACTAGATAGAATTTTCTCTATCCATTAACCCAACCCCTTTCCAGTGGCTTGAGTTCGAGACAACAAATTAGAATTTGACATTTTAACCTCTAGAGTGTCCTTTTAGAGGGCCATGGCCCAGCATAGCGCCCATAGTCCCAATGAAAATTACGTACACACTCATAGGGAAAGATCATACCAATAGCatacagaatttttttttttgtctcgaCATGCATGTCAGCTTCAACTGCCTTCATTCACATGCAAACAGAGCATTTCTTCATATTCCTCAAACAAGATGTTTTAACTAAAAAACCATGTATATTCACAAGCAATGTAACTAATTAACACTAGAAGAACATTTCCTCTAGAGACGCATAGCTCTCACGTTTCGCACGAATTCAACAAGCAAAGAGAATGAAGGCCAAACCCACCAAATTTAGATCTCGTGAGCTTGGAAAAGGAAGACATACCTAGGCCTTaccataatattattttaaaacaatttGATTTACCCCAGGTTCAGAAAGCTTACACGTGAAAACAACAAGGGAAACCTAACAAGTAAATAGCATACAAATGAAAAGACAACAGAGGCACAAAACTGAGGGGTCCACTCAACCCCACCcccactaaaaaaataaaaattctcgtTACAGCCGTTTGTTCATGGTCCCAACTCCCACCAATAATTGTATACAGTTATGCACAAACCAACACAAAAACCAACTGTAATTCTCTGCATATTTCATTGTTACCTAGTAAAATATGGTTTGTTATGGTGCACCGCAGGCATTCCAATCCGCATGGGCAGCTGCTTGTAAGGTGGAGGCATCAACGGTGCTCGTTCCATCAAAATATGTATTCCTTGTGGGACCTGTTTCTTTCTCTGGTCCATACTGTCAAGCAAACATTGTATTTCAGGTAAAAGtgacaaataaattaataaaaatgcaTTCAAATCTGTGTTGCTCAGAATCCAATACGACACATCCATGTCTGTTTTAAATGTCCAATATGCGTCCCACATGGGTATGCTATCATAAAGTGAAAAGTTATAGCAACACAGATTCTAACAACATACTCGAGAAAATTTACCCATGTCTGATGTGCAATTATGCATCCCACATGCGTATGCTATTGGAAAGAGAAGAGTTGGAGCGGCAGAAATACTAACATAAAGAAGAAAACTACAGTAATGCACTCAATAGTGATAAACTAAATAGCTTGAATTTTTCTCAGCTGGATGGCACAATGGTTGCTCCAACAAACTCCAATATCTGGGGCAAAGGTCTTCTGTGGTGGATTGAATTCACGAAGCTTAAAGGTATTACAGTTCAAGGAACAGGCACCATTGATGGGAGTGGTTCAGTATGGTGGCAAGATTACCCATTTGATGATCCTTTAGATGATGAGACAAAACTCATTATCCCACTAAACAACACAGTAGAAGAACACCCACCAATACCGGTAATGACCTTCAATTTGTACTTCAGCTACAACACTCTCTATTATATTTGCATCTAATCATGTTTCTCTCCAAATTGTGTGGCAGATAAGAAATGAATTCAGTAAGAAAATGCCAAGCATCAAGCCTACAGTAAGGACCACTCAGCGACAATGAGGATTTCTATTATAGATCAAGACCATTTAGTCCCATAACATGACtggctttctttcttttcacaGGCATTAAGATTTTATGGAAGTTTCAATGCTACGGTATCAGGCATTACAATTCAAAACAGTCCCCAGTGCCATCTCAAGTTCGACAACTGCATGGGAGTGGTGGTACATGATATAAGCATCTCATCACCCGGTGACAGTCCTAATACGGATGGAATCCACCTACAGAACACCAAAGATGTGCTAGTTCACAGCAGTAATCTTGCTTGCGGTAATTATATTAcagatgaataaaatttaatacgaTGCTTAATTAAACAAATTGGGCCACAGGGTGAGTTAAGTCTTGACAACCCAGAGTAGGACCTCAGAGTTACAAAGGAGATTGCAGGTTCCACCACTACAGAAAAATCTTGGAAACTTTGACACCACTGTCACAATTACAACAGAAAAGGTCATATACGTTTAGATACCAGGGATAGAATTCTGATAAACAAAGATATAACTTTATCCTTCTAGTTGAACTGTTTTGTCAAACCGTCAATAACCACTAGTTACTTGAATGTAGACACCAAAAATACTTGATGTG
This genomic interval from Manihot esculenta cultivar AM560-2 chromosome 12, M.esculenta_v8, whole genome shotgun sequence contains the following:
- the LOC110627693 gene encoding polygalacturonase At1g48100, which codes for MSGFSFRRLSFMLCIAFLVWCSSLDACMARRGKHWRQNRATSASLYKKKGKSHGSSHHNHNGGSKPKTKPKIPSHKAPLPPPPSPPPKEDAPPSSSPTKGSATFNVLDFGAKGDGKSDDTKAFQSAWAAACKVEASTVLVPSKYVFLVGPVSFSGPYCQANIVFQLDGTMVAPTNSNIWGKGLLWWIEFTKLKGITVQGTGTIDGSGSVWWQDYPFDDPLDDETKLIIPLNNTVEEHPPIPIRNEFSKKMPSIKPTALRFYGSFNATVSGITIQNSPQCHLKFDNCMGVVVHDISISSPGDSPNTDGIHLQNTKDVLVHSSNLACGDDCISIQTGCSNVYVHNVNCGPGHGISIGSLGKDNTKACVSNITVRDVMMHNTMTGVRIKTWQGGSGSVQGVLFSNIQVSEVQLPIVIDQFYCDKRTCKNQTSAVALSGINYEKIRGTYTVKPVHFACSDALPCLDVSLTTIELKPLQEHYHMYDPFCWQTFGELNTPTTPPIDCLQIGKPSSNRPQSDHDAC